From the genome of Henningerozyma blattae CBS 6284 chromosome 8, complete genome:
GCCGCCCTAATATAATgtacaaaaataataaggaAAGATctaatttttaatgaaaaaataacgAAAGATATCGCAGCCATATAATACCCCTATTGGATTATCATGTCATAAATCAATAACAAGCTTCTAATGTTTTGTCCAACAAAAAGACtctttttagaaaatgGGACTAAAACCTCCCAAATATTTGATCATTTGAGTCACGTTAAACCTTTGAAATCATTGCCGGTAACATATCATTTACCAACCATATATGCTGTTTCTACtggaataaatattaaatctgCAACCGCATTGATCCGAATATCAGGCTCACAGTCGAAGTATATATTTAGTCGATTGACAAGAAAGAAATCAAGCGAATTAATTCCCAGAAAAGCAATACTTCAAAATTTGTATTCAACATTTGacaaatatagaaaaaatttattggataattcaatagtaatattttttcctcATCCTAATTCATTTACTGGTGAAGATGTATTAGAATTACATTTACATGGAGGTAAAACAATAATCAAAAGTGTTCTAAACTCAATAGATaatctgaaaaattatgatACAGATAAggtgaaaaataataatattcaaattaaatatgCAGAGCCTGGAGAATTTTCAAGGAgatcttttttaaatggtaaaaagaatttgattGAATTAGAAAGTATTAAAGACTTGATTGATTCAGAAACAGAAAAAGAGAGACAgaatataattcaaaatttggaTTCGCAAACAAGAAACAAGAATATTagtaattttaaagattggAGAAATGTTctaattgataattattCTGAATTAACAGCAGttattgattttaatgaaGATATGGAAatcaatgatattaataatatattacgTAAAATACTGacaaattttgaagaattagcaaaaaatatcaaaaatttcaatgaaAGGGTTTTGagatcaaattttttactGGATGGAattaaaatacttttaattGGTTCTACCAATGTCGGTAAATCATCtttgattaataaattagtcAAAGATGATGTTGCCATAGTAAGTAATATACCTGGCACTACCAGAGATTTAAtcgaaaaaattattgaatttaatggctggaaattaattttaactGATTCAGCTGGtatcaataaaaatttacgTAGTGGAAAAGTATTggatgaaattgaaaagattGGTATCAAGAAGAGcatatcaaaattaatggGGACtgatatttctttattagttGTCGATGGTTCACAACCTAATATCTGCATAGATACTGAGGTCttgaaaataatcaaaGACAATAATATACCATTTATTGTGGTggtaaataaatttgacTTGATTGATACTAATAAATtacatataataaaaaatcaaatcatttcaatatttaatacaGTGGGAATTACAAAGACTTTCCCAATTATACTAATATCTTGTAAAACTGATTATAATATAGAGGAATTGTATACTGAATTAACAAGACAACTGAAAACAATAGTTAATATTGATTCAAAGGATCCAATTCGAATGTCGTACCGTGTTCAGAATATACTTCGAgaagatataataaaaaatttagatgatgctattaatcaattaagATTAAtcttatctaataattcaagtGATGAGGAAGGCGATGCTGTCATTATTTGTGAAGTTATTAGCGAAGTTATTAACGGTATTAATAAGATCACTGGCGAGTCCGTTGGTATAGAGGAAGTGCTAGATACtgttttttctaaattctGTATaggaaaataatttaacagATAATACACATTAGAACGAAACGTCATACCTACTATACCGTTTATATAACCTGTACATATAATATGATAACGTAGACAATTATAAACCACACACTTGGAAATatgtaaaaatttattttaatataggTTTTCAGTATATAACACAATCAATATGATATTATAGTCATGCTGAGCTACTTTTTGTGGATTTCTTAATTGCTAAttcattttgaaattcatcaaattcatcgcataatttttccaaatatgTTAacttattttcaatttcatccaattgttttaattgaatagtttttatttcactaatattattgagtTTTGCTTGGTTCAATAAATTGTACTTATTTGTTAAGTCTTTTAGCATTTGAACTTTTTTACTACTCTTCTCTTCAAATGTAGACATAGATTTTGCAGAATCTACATTTACTTTATCTTGTATTGcttgaattaataaatcaatatccTGATTCATAGATCTATATTTATCCCCCATAATATTGAcaaatatacatatattaataataactagTAATGGTTAGCCttttaattattagttAATAACTTTTCTAATaagctttatttttaagatTCTGAAAATAAGGTCATGTTTGCGATTAGAAAACGCAGAGgctcaaataaaaaaattcaaaacgTAGAACATTCAGGTAATACTaagtataataaaataaaaaatattctaatactTATATTACGAGtatttaaagtaaaatagCATTAAAAATAGTCAATATTTCTTGTATGTATGAAAACAACTCGTTATAGTAACAAACTAtaatgtaaataaaattataaaaaaaatcataagCAATCCAAAGAGAGCATTTACCATTGCTACTGTATTACATAAGGTAGTTGTTGCTAATTAATAATCCATCTATTACAGTGCCAACCATGTTGTGCAAAGAAGAATTGATAGCCCAATTACACAAGTTATGATTCCAGCACCTGCCTTTGAGCCATCAGTTATATGCAAAGGCCCTAAGTTAGTAGGTGGCTTCTCAGTACCAGCAGCTCCATTACCAGTAGATGAACCACCATTTGAACTTGTGTATGGAGCTGGCATGTCTAAAGCCCTGGTATTTACTAAAAATTCTAAGGCACCCATTTGCTCTCCAAGGCCATAATACCCATCCCATCCTATGTTAAACCAATTTAATCCGCAAGTATGACCATCTGTACCACCTGAGCATGCTTGTGCTGCAGCATATGCTGAAGTATTAATCCAATCCATAATTATATCTTTTGTAGTTGGCACTAATTGTGCAGTGACACCTAGAAAACGAGCAAAATATGCTCTGAATGAACGTTGATCATTATCACATCTTTTACTCCCCTGGCAAGCTGCTTCATATActatactattattaaagaatacAGCAGAACCATTCACAAATTGTTCTGTCCTTGTTAACCATTTACTGTCTTCAGtatgattatataaatagGCACAACCCGATAATATTAATCCCTGATTATAAGTCCATTGAAATTGTGTTATATCTGTACAATTTGTTTCAATACTTGCTCCGTCATACACAAATTTGAAGTAGGTATCATTAGAAATTAGACCAGTCTTCTCCATCCAATCATATACCTTAACCGCCCAATCAACATAACTTTGATTACCCGTATACCTTGCTAATCTTGCGGCCATATGGAAAAGTGCACCATTAGAAACAGAGTTCTTGTATGAATAACCAGAGTTCCAGACAAAAATTTGCCATCTTAAACCACCATTGCAAGTGGAATCATCCCAGCGTAATGCCATGGTATTAAAGACAGCTTGTGCTAAATATAGCCACTGTGGTTTATCTGGTGGTGGATTTGTAAAGTTACGTTCTGCTGCTGACATTACGGTAATCCCCCAGAAAGCTTGATCATCATTACCCTCAGTCGTTGATTGATTCAAGGGAATATAATCGTTGCGATCACCTGTTTGATATAATAAAGCCTGCgatataatatcattataagTATCATTTTGCATAAAATACCAATAATCTATCATACATCCCCAAGCACCACCAGCTTCCCACCAGTAGTATGGATTAGAAAACATACCAATAGTTTGACCATACTGGTCACCATTATAATAATCCATTAATCCAACGGCAACTAACGAAGCGGCATTTTGTAATGAAGACGTgacatttaaatttaaatggaCTGCAGTTGAAAATGATGCTAATATACTGatctgaattattagatacCTAAGCCAAACCATAATTATTGCTGAATATTAACTCCAAAACTAATATACTATAAAAATTACCTTCAATTATCGAAATAATTCCTAATTgtctaaatattttaaattatcctAGTTTAAAAAGTAGAAATGCTGATATTATCTATTATATCTACTACTAAATCTCGAAAATTCAATCCTATTATGTGTATATTTCTAAACCCTATAAATATCttgtataatattattattgatctGAATGTTACTTATGTTAAAACAGGTTGGCTCTCCAACCAAAAGTAAACAAATACTACTATGAATCCAATTATAGCTTGAACAAGATATATGattaaaaattccaaaGGATAAACAGTCTTTTTTCGAGAGCCAATATCCACACTTCCAAACAACCATGAATATTTGCGgtaattggaaaaaaaaatgtcttACAAGAATGTatcaacaaagaaaaaCTCAACTTTTTGGGTCATCTACAGGTAAATAGCAAGATATAATGTAGGCAGATATAGCCCTTAAATTTTCTGGTCCACAACATTTAAAGTTAAGAAGTAACAATGTGactaaaatatataaagtaAGAAATGTTTATATCGATGAAcatacaaaataaaatgaataaataaaggaagtaaagaaaaacacatCGAATGCCTGATAATGCAATGTAAAAGGGAATTCCATTAAATAACACATAACAGTATCGAAAAAGTATggtaatttttaataggAATGCACAGATTAAGTAAAGTTAAgttgaatattaaataagaaaCAGAATAAGGCATtcacaaaaaaaaagtttgcCCATGAAAAAGTAAAAGAAGAATAGTAAAgacattaaaaaaacatttatCAGCATCCTTTTCTTATAAATAACACTAGGAGAATATTTAGAAGTTGCAATATGAATGCGTCCTTTGTTTAAGCAACAAGCCACATTGCACCTGTGAGAATAGAGATACTGACAATACAAGTAATGATACTTGCCCCAGCTTTTGAGCCAGCAGTTATATGTAGAGGAGATAAATTGGTTGGATCCCTTTCAGTACCTGCGGCACCACTACCTGTAGAGGATCCACCATTAAAGCTTGTGTAAGGTGGAGGCATATCAAGAGCTCTAGTATTAACCATAAATTCTAGAGCGGCCATTTGCTCACCTAAACCATAATAACCATCCCAGCCCTTCCAAACCCAGTCCATACCACAAGTGTGACCGTCAGTACCACCTGAACAAGCTTGAGCAGCAGCATATGCTGAGGTGTTGATCCATCTCATGATAGTGTCCCTTGTGCTAGGTATTAATTGAGCTGTAACACCTAAGAAACGTGCAAAGTAAGCCTTAAATGAACGTTGATCGTTATTACAGTTTTTATTTGGTTGACATGCAGCTTCATAAATTACATTATCCCTGAAGAAAACAACGGAtccatttaaaaattgttcTGTTCTTATTAACCATTTCTCATCTTGAGTATGATTATATAGATAAGCACAACCAGCTAATACAAGACCCTGATTATATGTCCATTGATAACGCGTTATATCGGTACAGTTAGTTTCAATATTAGCGCCATCATAAACAAATTTATATGTTTCATACTCATCTGATATTATACCAGTACCAAACATCCAATCATAAATCTTATCTGCCCATTCGACGTAACTTTGATTACCCGTATACCTTGCTAATCTTGCAGCAATATGGAAAAGTGCACCATTAGAAACAGAGTTCTTGTATGAATAACCAGAGTTCCAGACAAAAATTTGCCATCTTAAACCACCATTGCAAGTGGAATCATCCCAGCGTAATGCCATGGTGTTAAAGACAGCTTGTGCTAAATATAGCCACTGTGGTTTATCTGGTGGTGGATTTGTGAAATTTCTTTCAGCTGCTGTAATGGCAGCAATACCCCAAAAGGCCTGATCATCATTACCTTCAGTTGTTGACTGATTTAGTGGAACATAGTCATTACGGTCACCAGTTTGATATAGTAGAGCCTCAGTAATTAAATCATTGTAAGTATCGTTTTGCAtataataccaataatCGAGCAGACAGCCCCAAGCACCACCAGCTTCCCACCAATAGTATGGTTTAGCAAACATACCAATAACCTGGCCATAATCATGTCCATTATAATAGTCCATCATACCATATGCAATCAAGGAAGTTGCGTTTTGTAAGGAAGAAAAATCATCTAGATCTATTTTAAGGGCATTTGTAAATAGAGGTAAGAGAGAAATCTGAAATAATAACGAATGTATTTTTACCATAATTTTAAACAGAAAATTCttatttctatatttgtttattaaatttttcaaattgttCAAGCGATCTTagaaatctttaaaaaaaatattaaatcttAAACCAGATATAATGCTATATTGTATGCCtgaaattatgaaaataagACAATAAATGGCACCCCTGTCAAATGTGTTTAAAGTATATAAGCTAATTCTTTTAGAGATTTCGTTTTAATGActttaaatcttcaaaCAACTCATAACCTATTTGGAAGAGATAATATATAGCTTAAGATTTATCCTTTCCTTTATAGTAAGTtaacaaatgaaaaaaaagcttattttcaaagattTTTTCGAAATAATTTACTTACCcttaaaataaacaaagGTGTCAGCGATAAGGCAAAATCCGGCAAATGACACTAATGGCTAGGATAATTTTGCCgaaatctaaaaaaaatcaggGGGAAGACGCGAAAATGACTCAGTatgatttaaaaagaaatataaataaatcataCCTGTTCACAGAGTAGTTCATATAGGATATCAGAGAGAACAATATAAAACCTGATCTTCAAATATAGTGAATGATAAAAATCCGCACATGtaagtatataaataaatacatgaaaaatatatataaaaaaactaaGTAAAGTAGAAGCAGAGTAAAGGCCTAAGGTACAGAATAAAATTAGTAATAATAGGATAAAAGGAATATGGTAATTATGATGTAATGCTATGAATCtagtaaataaaaaaacatcCATAAAAATTGAGAAAAGTAACGtcatgaaaaaaagaaaatcaaataaatatcaaaattgaaacctaaaaaaacaattgaGTAAGATATCGAGCTCAAGaggtaataaaaaatagcacgtaacaacaaaaaatcaaatattcttcctttttaataaaatacatcCTTAAAGTGAAAATAAGTGTTATTAGTGGTAGTAAAAGAAATAAGCACCACATATATGCTTATATATTCTTCTAATTAAACAACCAGCCACATAGAACATGCAAGAATAGAAATACCAACTACACACGTAATGATACCAGCACCAGCTTTTGAACCGGCAGTAATGTTCAAGGGACCCAAATTTGTTGGCTTTTGTTCGGTACCAGCAGCGCCACTACCTGTAGAGGAACCACCATTAGAACTTGTGTAAGGTGGAGGCAAATCAAGAGCTCTAGTATTAACCATAAATTCTAGAGCGGCCATTTGCTCACCTAAACCATAATAACCATCCCAACCATTCCAGTTCCAATCCATACCACAAGTGTGACCGTCAGTACCACCTGAACAAGCTTGAGCAGCAGCATATGCTGAAGTATCGATCCATTGCATGATAGTGTCCCTTGTGCTTGGTAACAATTGAGCTGTAACACCTAAGAAACGTGCAAAGTAAGCTTTAAATGAACGTTGATCGTTATTACAGTTTTTATTTGGTTGACATGCAGCTTCATAAATTACactattattgaaaaaaacacCAGACccatttaaaaattgatttgttCTTATTAACCATTTCTCATCTTGAGTAAAGTTATATAGATAAGCACAACCAGCCAGTAAAAGACCTTGATTATATGTCCATTGATATGGAGTAATATCTGTACAATTAGTTTCAATATTAACACCATCATGAACGAACTTATAGGTAGTACCATTGGAAATTAGTCCAGTTCCCAACATCCAATCATAAACTTTTTCAGACCAATCCACATAACTTTGATTACCCGTATACCTTGCTAATCTTGCAGCAATATGGAAAAGTGCACCATTAGAAACAGAGTTCTTGTATGAATAACCAGAGTTCCAGACAAAAATTTGCCATCTTAAGCCACCGTTACAAGTATCACTATCCCAACGTAATGCCATGGTGTTAAAGACAGCTTGTGCTAAATATAGCCACTGTGGTTTATCTGGTGGTGGATTTGTGAAATTTCTTTCAGCTGCTGTAATGGCAGCAATACCCCAAAAGGCTTGATCATCATTACCTTCAGTAGTGGATTGATTTAGTGGAATATAATCATTATCGTCACCAGTTTGATATTGTAAAGCTTCGTAAATCACATCGTTATAAGTATCGTTTTGCAtataataccaataatCCAACATACAACCCCAAGCACCACCAGCTTCCCACCAATAGTATGGATCAGAAAACATACCAATAGTTTGACCATACTGGTTACCATTATAATAATCCATTAACCCATATGCAACTAAAGCGGCTGCATTATctaaagatgaagaatcGTTCAGATTTAGCGAAACTGCATTAGTGATGGTGGTAATTACTGATATCTTCAGCAATAGCGAATGAAAGGTGACCATCTTATTAATAGtagaataatatttccTATAAATGATCTTGTTAAACTCTTTTGATGCTTATAAATCAGATGGGTATAGTTCGgatctaaatatttttgaactCTTGCttatatattcttgaaTGTGCTGTTCTATAGTAGAATGCAATTAATCCCTTTTCTGAATGTGTAAACAAACCAAATATGGATCAAGCCTGGtcaatatataatatccttatttatttttttgcaaCTTCTTGTTACTTTAGCAAATTCCACGGTTTTTCACTTTTCCTTTTATCTATGTTTATTTCCTGGTTTGAGGCTTTGCCtggtaaataataaatggaAAATGAAACGGAAAATTGGCGGATTCGTTACCCGGGGTATTAGTTTTTTTCAACGTTGTCTTAAAGAGtgaaaagattattatACATATAATGGCAATGGCCAAAAATTTATAGTACTTATCATTGATACAGCGCTATGGAATAACATGCAAAGTTACCTAGCTTTGACTTTATGGGGATATTAagctatttttttaagagAAGATGACTATACGAGAGAAACGCGTGAAGAGATAATAACGCGTAACTCCGGAGAAATCGTCAAATAGGAATCTGCTTTCCTGATAATGACTAAGTTGCAAAAGTAACAGTATAATAACATGAACTAAGAGTGTAATAAGTTACTTCTAAGCCTGAGACaaacaatatataattttggaaagatttttctttttctcttaGTACATGAATCAAATcataattatcattaatgcTAGAATTGTGATATGTACTGTTCCTACTCAACAGTGCATTTcgcatatatatatatatatatatgtataataCTGTACATAAAATCTATATACGTATACTTATATCTATAGACTAATCAAAGGAGGGAGAGGGGTATCCATACTAAGCGATTAGAAATCACATACAGACGGTCCAGTTgcttgtttttcttttcaatttttcattatcaaaatcctaatgattttaaaacatcTCTTTTAAcctttttattaaagtCATCCCTGTGATCTCTCCATAGAATGCAAGCGTCGATATTCGCACCACTTTCTACATTTGGCTCACTTAGCATACTGACAACacttaataaaattttctcGACACTTTGTACAGGAGACCAACGCTCTTCTGGTAATTCATACATGTTTGGATCACTACCTGGAGCATGTAAAATAGATATACAAACTTCCCCATTTGGATAAACGTTTGGATGTAAAATTGATGGGGTGAATGTAAGTGTTGGTGGTGATAATGGATAATCAGTTGGGAATTGTAACtgacaattaaataaaccGCCTGCATATGGTGTGTCTGGTGGCCCAGCAACAAGACAATCCCAAGTAAATAGATCGCTTTCAGTTTTAGGAGCAGCAATTATTCCAGGAGGTGGATCACGGGTTAATTGCTGTAATTCCTTTAATAGACGCTTCTGAGCTGTGCGAGACATTTGAGTATTTTGTTATAAGATATGATTAAAACctttgtttattttattagagATTTTTAGAACTAATATTAAGGTAAGTTTAGTTATCCAAAGTTTTgtataaaagaatattgtTATGCTTGTTGGTCTTTTTTACAGAATTTCGGATAAATGATTTCACAGTATTTGTCCGAGCGACAATTGCCAAAGTAAAGAGCGTCACAAATATACATCCATTATGCTTTCACAGTTAAACTActtatatttaaagaaaaaatttggCACATACTTGATTATACTTTTTCTGTATTATTGTTAGTCCaagaattggaaatatCCTactcaatattatttataacgAGTACATAATCTTGTTGATCCAGGGGACTTTTCTAATATTCTAAAGAACTACGTACATATGGAAGGCTAAActtgatattttgaaagattaaaaattcttaaaagtacataataaaaataataatgaaatgaCATACTTTGTTAAGTAAATTTAGACacaaaaatacaaaaaacCATTTTGTCTAAAGTACAGAAGAat
Proteins encoded in this window:
- the TBLA0H02600 gene encoding glycoside hydrolase family 76 protein (similar to Saccharomyces cerevisiae DCW1 (YKL046C); ancestral locus Anc_2.570); the protein is MVTFHSLLLKISVITTITNAVSLNLNDSSSLDNAAALVAYGLMDYYNGNQYGQTIGMFSDPYYWWEAGGAWGCMLDYWYYMQNDTYNDVIYEALQYQTGDDNDYIPLNQSTTEGNDDQAFWGIAAITAAERNFTNPPPDKPQWLYLAQAVFNTMALRWDSDTCNGGLRWQIFVWNSGYSYKNSVSNGALFHIAARLARYTGNQSYVDWSEKVYDWMLGTGLISNGTTYKFVHDGVNIETNCTDITPYQWTYNQGLLLAGCAYLYNFTQDEKWLIRTNQFLNGSGVFFNNSVIYEAACQPNKNCNNDQRSFKAYFARFLGVTAQLLPSTRDTIMQWIDTSAYAAAQACSGGTDGHTCGMDWNWNGWDGYYGLGEQMAALEFMVNTRALDLPPPYTSSNGGSSTGSGAAGTEQKPTNLGPLNITAGSKAGAGIITCVVGISILACSMWLVV
- the MSS1 gene encoding Mss1p (similar to Saccharomyces cerevisiae MSS1 (YMR023C); ancestral locus Anc_2.573), producing MFCPTKRLFLENGTKTSQIFDHLSHVKPLKSLPVTYHLPTIYAVSTGINIKSATALIRISGSQSKYIFSRLTRKKSSELIPRKAILQNLYSTFDKYRKNLLDNSIVIFFPHPNSFTGEDVLELHLHGGKTIIKSVLNSIDNLKNYDTDKVKNNNIQIKYAEPGEFSRRSFLNGKKNLIELESIKDLIDSETEKERQNIIQNLDSQTRNKNISNFKDWRNVLIDNYSELTAVIDFNEDMEINDINNILRKILTNFEELAKNIKNFNERVLRSNFLLDGIKILLIGSTNVGKSSLINKLVKDDVAIVSNIPGTTRDLIEKIIEFNGWKLILTDSAGINKNLRSGKVLDEIEKIGIKKSISKLMGTDISLLVVDGSQPNICIDTEVLKIIKDNNIPFIVVVNKFDLIDTNKLHIIKNQIISIFNTVGITKTFPIILISCKTDYNIEELYTELTRQLKTIVNIDSKDPIRMSYRVQNILREDIIKNLDDAINQLRLILSNNSSDEEGDAVIICEVISEVINGINKITGESVGIEEVLDTVFSKFCIGK
- the UBC7 gene encoding E2 ubiquitin-conjugating protein UBC7 (similar to Saccharomyces cerevisiae UBC7 (YMR022W); ancestral locus Anc_2.569) yields the protein MSRTAQKRLLKELQQLTRDPPPGIIAAPKTESDLFTWDCLVAGPPDTPYAGGLFNCQLQFPTDYPLSPPTLTFTPSILHPNVYPNGEVCISILHAPGSDPNMYELPEERWSPVQSVEKILLSVVSMLSEPNVESGANIDACILWRDHRDDFNKKVKRDVLKSLGF
- the TBLA0H02590 gene encoding glycoside hydrolase family 76 protein; translation: MVKIHSLLFQISLLPLFTNALKIDLDDFSSLQNATSLIAYGMMDYYNGHDYGQVIGMFAKPYYWWEAGGAWGCLLDYWYYMQNDTYNDLITEALLYQTGDRNDYVPLNQSTTEGNDDQAFWGIAAITAAERNFTNPPPDKPQWLYLAQAVFNTMALRWDDSTCNGGLRWQIFVWNSGYSYKNSVSNGALFHIAARLARYTGNQSYVEWADKIYDWMFGTGIISDEYETYKFVYDGANIETNCTDITRYQWTYNQGLVLAGCAYLYNHTQDEKWLIRTEQFLNGSVVFFRDNVIYEAACQPNKNCNNDQRSFKAYFARFLGVTAQLIPSTRDTIMRWINTSAYAAAQACSGGTDGHTCGMDWVWKGWDGYYGLGEQMAALEFMVNTRALDMPPPYTSFNGGSSTGSGAAGTERDPTNLSPLHITAGSKAGASIITCIVSISILTGAMWLVA
- the BLI1 gene encoding Bli1p (similar to Saccharomyces cerevisiae YKL061W; ancestral locus Anc_2.572), giving the protein MGDKYRSMNQDIDLLIQAIQDKVNVDSAKSMSTFEEKSSKKVQMLKDLTNKYNLLNQAKLNNISEIKTIQLKQLDEIENKLTYLEKLCDEFDEFQNELAIKKSTKSSSA
- the TBLA0H02580 gene encoding glycoside hydrolase family 76 protein encodes the protein MVWLRYLIIQISILASFSTAVHLNLNVTSSLQNAASLVAVGLMDYYNGDQYGQTIGMFSNPYYWWEAGGAWGCMIDYWYFMQNDTYNDIISQALLYQTGDRNDYIPLNQSTTEGNDDQAFWGITVMSAAERNFTNPPPDKPQWLYLAQAVFNTMALRWDDSTCNGGLRWQIFVWNSGYSYKNSVSNGALFHMAARLARYTGNQSYVDWAVKVYDWMEKTGLISNDTYFKFVYDGASIETNCTDITQFQWTYNQGLILSGCAYLYNHTEDSKWLTRTEQFVNGSAVFFNNSIVYEAACQGSKRCDNDQRSFRAYFARFLGVTAQLVPTTKDIIMDWINTSAYAAAQACSGGTDGHTCGLNWFNIGWDGYYGLGEQMGALEFLVNTRALDMPAPYTSSNGGSSTGNGAAGTEKPPTNLGPLHITDGSKAGAGIITCVIGLSILLCTTWLAL